Below is a genomic region from Streptomyces roseoviridis.
CGCCTACCACTCCACCCGCGCCCTCACCCCCCGCCACCCCCGCCACCGGATCGTCACGGCGACCCACGCGGCGGTCCTCTACCCGCCGGACCCGGCCCGCTGGGCCGGCCGCGCCCTCGCCCCGTACCCCTCGGGCGACTGGGCCCCCGGCGACGCCTACGCCCGCGCCGCGGACGCGCTCGCCGGCACCGGCCTCGCCGTCCACAGCTGGGTGGTCCTGGCCCACAACTCCCGCCTCGGCGCCGAACACCCCGAGACCTCCGTCGTCAACGCCTACGGCGACCGCTACCCCTGGGCGCCGTGCGTCGGCCAGGACGCCGTCCGCGCGTACCTGGTGCGGCTCGCGGCCGAGGCGGCGGTCCGGCCGGGCGCGGCCGGGACCGAGCTGGAGTCCTGCGGCTGGTACGGCCTCGCGCACCTGCACGCCCACGACAAGACGGCCGGTGTCCCGCTCGACGACACCGCCCAGTACCTGATGTCCCTGTGCTTCTGCGCCTCCTGCCGGGAGGGTTACGGCCGGCACGGCGCCGATCCCGACGAGCTGGCCGGCGCCGTCCGGGCCGCCCTCGAACCGGTCTGGCGCGGCGCCCCCGTGCTCTGGCGGGGCCGCCTCGCCGACGCGGCCCTCGCCTGGCGCCTGGCGGCCGCTCGCACCCTCCAGGAGGCCGCCGTCACGGCCGTACGGGCCGCGGCCCCGCCCGGCTTCCGCGTCCTGCTGCACGCGGACCCCGTCCCGTACCACTGCGGGGCCAACGCCGGCAGCGACCCGGCGCACCTCCTGTCGGTCGCCGACGGGGTGGTGACCCCGGCCCCCTCCGTGGCACCCTTCGCCGCCCACGCGCGCGTGCGGACCGTCCTCGCCGCCAACCTCCCCGTCGTCACCGGCATGGGCGGATACCCGCACACCCTGGCCGAGGACGCCGCGCGGGCCGCCGAGGCGGGCGCCACCGAACTCCGGCTCTACCACGCCGGCCTGGCGTCGGACGCCGACCTGGAAGCCGTGCGCAAGGCCCTCACGGCACGGTGACGGCAGCCCCCCCGCGGCACGCCCTCACGGCACGCCCTCACGGCACCCCCGCGACGCGCCCTCACGGCACGGTGAACCGGCCGGGGCGGGGCCGGGCGGGGCCGGGGCGGCCGGCGGCCAGGAGCCCGGCACCGGCCGCCCCGGCGACACCGAGCACCACGAGCAGCGTCCGCACGTCCACCAGCGCCGTCAGACCGGCCCCCACGCCGAGGGCCACCGCGTTCGGCACGAACACGAGGGTGTTCGCGGTCCCCACCGCCCGGCCCACCGCCCGTGCCGGCACGCCCCGCTGGACCGCCGTCATCGTGGCGATCAGCACCCACGGCAGCCCCACCCCGATCAGCCCGCTCGCGCCCAGGGCCACCGCGTCGTACGGCAGCGCCCTGGCCGCCGCGCCCAGCGCGAAGAGGGCGAGGCCCGCCGAGGCGAGCCCGCGCTCGGAGAAGCGCCGCAGCAGCGGACCCGCCGCCAGCCCGGCCGCCACCGACCCGGCGCCCTGGGCCGCGTACAGCACGCCCGCGTACGCCGGGGAGTGTCCGAGCCCCCGGTCCACCACGGCGTACACCGCCGCCCCGTTGAGCCCCGCGAGCAGCATCGTGAAGCCGCCCGCCAGCACCAGCGGCCGCAGCGCCGCCGACTCCCACAACGGCCGCACCCCCTCGGCCACCCGAGGGCGCCGCCCCCGCACCGGCCGCCCCTCCCGCACCGGCAGCAGCGCGAACACCCCCGCCGCCACGGCGAAGGTCACCGCGTCCAGGAGCGCCACGGGGCCACCGCCGCACCGGGCGAAGAGCCCCGCCGCCACCAGCGGGGCGATCAGCTTCACGGCCTCGTTCACGGTCATCCGCAGCCCGTTGAGGTCCCCGAGCCGCTCCGGGGCGAACGCCTCGGCCGCCAGTGCCGCCTCCGCCGCCTCGTGGACCGCGCCCTGCGTCCCGTACACGACGAGGACCGCAAACAGCAGCCACACCCGCTCGGCCCGGTCGACCCAGAGCAGCAGCGGCAGCACCGCCGCCATCGCCAGGTTCACCCCCACCAGCAGCGGACGCCGGCGCACCCGGTCCACCACCGCGCCGAGCAGCGGACCGAGGAGCGCGGGCGCCCACAAGGCGAAGGCGGTCAGGGCCGCCAGGGCGTCGGAACCGGTGAGCGACTTGACCCAGATCCCGGAGACCAGCCACATCGCCGTCGTGCCGAACCCGGACACCAGCACGGCGGTCAGATAGAGGGGAACACGCATGACCGCAGGCTGGCGCCTGAGGAGGCCCGGCCGGATCGGGCACCTTCCCTAGGGGGCCGTGCGCAGTTCCCGGTTCCGCTCGCCGGCGGGAGGGGTCGCGAACGCGACGCGCCGGTGCGCACGGCGCATCATCCGGCGGACGACGTACGGATGGAGCCGGCGCACCACCGCGAAGTAGAGGCGGCCGTAGGTGTTGTGCAGCCGTACCGCCGTCGCCAGGGTGACGCTCTCGTCGTCGACCACCAGCGAGCCGCGGAAGTCCAGGTGGAACGCGTCCTCGCCGAGCATGAGCTCGCGGTCCTCGGCGCCCCGCTCGGCGAAGGGCAGCAGGTGGCGCCAGGCCCGCGGGTCGCGGGGCATGCCCGGGGCGAGCGGCAGGCGCCAGGCGTCGGTGAAGTCCGGCCGCTCGAAGGCCCCGCGGAGCAACCGGGCCTCGGCCGGGACCGGGACGGCAACCGGCTTCACCCAGCGCAGCCGGTTGGCCAGCAGGGCGCGCCGGGAGCGACGGGCGGGCGGATGCGGCAGGGAGCCGAGGGCGGCCCGCTCGGCGTTGTCGAAGATCTCCTCGATCATCGTGTCGTGCACCGGCTCGACCACCAGCTTGAACAGGGCGAACGCCACCGGGGGCATGGCCACTTCGAGGACGTGCGAGATCCGGCACCGGTCGGGCCCGAGCGGCTCGACGTCGAGCCGGTGGAAGCCCGCACCCAGGTCGTCGTCGGTGTCGAAGCGGACGGACCGCCCCGGCTCGTGGGCGGTGACGCGGTAGCGGACCGGGCCGTGGCCGCCGTCCGCGCCGACGGCGAGGGGCCGGTCGAGGACCATCGCGGGCCAGACCGGGGTGGGGAACAGGGGGTCGTCCGGCGCGGAGAGCCGGTCGACGAGGGCGCCGACGGTCTCGGCCGGGGCCTCGATGATCCTCTGGTGGACGTTGCGTATCGTGCGCGGACCGCGCATACCGCACCTCCATACGGGAGCGTATGTTCACCGTACGGTACCGTACGGAGATATGCGCCGGCACGAGGACCCCCAGGCACGAGAGGCCCGCCCGAAGGGCGGAGGAGAGACGGGCGGCTCCCCGGGGAGCGGCACCCCGCGGAGCGGGACCCGAGGAGCCGGACGCAAGCGTCTGACCGCCGACGACTGGGCCGACGCGGCCCTCGCCGCCCTCGCCGAGCGCGGTCTCGCCGGAGTCGCGGTGGAACCGCTCGCGGCCCGCCTCGGCGCCACCAAGGGCAGCTTCTACTGGCACTTCGCCAACCGCGACGCGCTGGTCGCGGCCGCCCTCGCCCGCTGGGAGGAGCTGTCCACCGAGCGGATCATCACGGCCATGGAGGCCGCCGAACCCGACCCCGCCGCGCGCCTCGGCGCGCTCCTGCGCGGGGCGACCGCCTCGGCCGCCGAGGACCCCCTGGAGGTGCGGCTGCTCGCCGCCGCCGACCACCCCGAGGTCGGGGCGGCCCTCGCCCGCGTCACCGAACGCCGGGTCGGCTACCTCGCCCACCTCTTCGAACTGCTCGGCTTCCCGCCGCCCGAGGCCCGCCGCCGCGGGCTCCTCGCCTACACCAGCTACGTGGGCCACGCCCAGCTGGCCCACGCCGTGCCGGGCTCCGTCCCGGCGGACCCGGAGTACCTGGCGGCGGTGTCGGACGCGCTCCTCAAGCCGTGACCCGGGCCGCCCGCCGCGACTCGTGACGCAGCGCCAGGCCCGTCGCGACGGCGCCCGCCGCCTCCCACAGGCCCACGCCGAGGAAGCCGGCCGGGGCGCGGCCGGTCAGCACGGCGAGGGTGAAGACCGTGAAGGTCAGCAGGCGGAAGGGGACGGTCCAGCGGAAGAAGGGCTTCCAGTCGGCGAGGGCGGCCAGCACGTAGTAGACGCCCATGTTGAGCGCCGCCATCGAGGAGGCGGTCAGGAAGAGCACCGTGTGGTCCCCGGCCGGACGGCCGGCGAGCGGGGTCAGGCCCATCAGCCGGATCGTGGTGTCGGGGGAGACCAGGCCGACCAGACCGAGGGCGGCGGCCAGCACGCCGAAGACGGCCATCGTCCAGCCGGACGGGGAACGGGGCAGGCGTGCGTTCGAGAGCATGCCCCCTGCATATCGTGCGGCGGGCACCGGCCCGCGACCGGCCCCCCGGGACCGGGCCCCGGACCGGCCCGTAACCGGCCCCCGCCTCACGTCACTTCAGCGCCGCCTTCATCATCTTCTGCGCCACCGGCGCCGCCAGCCCGTTGCCGCTGACCTCCGAGCGGGCCGCGCCCGAGTCCTCGATCAACACCGCGACCGCGACCTCCTTGCCGGTGGCCGGGTCCTTCGCGTACGACGTGAACCACGCGTACGGCGTCTTGCTGTTGTTCTCGCCGTGCTGGGCCGTGCCGGTCTTGCCGCCCACCTCGACGCCGGCGATCGCCGCGTTGGTGCCGGTGCCCTCCTCGACCACGGTCCGCATCGCGCTGCGCAGCTGCTGTGCCGTCGACGAGGACACGATCCGCCGGGTGTCCCCGTCCTCGTACGTCTGCAGGGCGTCGCCGTCGGAGTCGACGACCCGGGACACCATGTGCGGGCTCGCCATGAGGCCGTCGTTGGCGAGGGCCGCCGACACCATCGCCATCTGGAGCGGGGTCGCCGTCACCTCGAACTGGCCGATACCGCTCAGAGCCGTCTGCGCCCTGTCCATGCCGGTCGGGTACACGCTCGGATACGCCCGCACGGGCACGTCCAGCTCCTTGTCGCCGAAGCCGAACTTCTCCGCCATCGCCCGCACCTTGTCCTGGCCGAGGTCGACGGCCAGTTTCGCGAAGACGTTGTTGCAGGAGTAGCGCAGCGCGGTGCGGAGGGTGGCGTTCTCACAGGGCGCGGACGCGTTCTCGTTCCGCAGCACGGTCCGCGTGCCGGGCAGCGTGTACGGGTCCGGGCTGTTGGTCGCCGTGTCCACGGAGCCGTACAGGCCGTCCTCCAGGGCCGCCGCCGCGACCACCAGCTTGAACGTCGAGCCGGGCGGCAGCGGTTGCCGCAGCGCCCTGTTGACCAGGGGCTTGTCCGGGTCGCCGGTGAGCTCGCGCCACGCGTCCCCGTCCGTCAGGCCGGCGATCCTCGACGGGTCGTACGACGGCGTCGACACCATGCCGAGGATCCGGCCCGTCTTCGGGTCGATGGCGACGGCGGCGCCCTTCTTCTTCCCGAGCGCCCGGTAGCCCGCCTTCTGCACGGCCGGGTCGATCGTCGTCAGGACGGTGCCCGGCTCGGCGCTCTCGCCGGTGAGCGCGGCCAGCGGGTTCTTCAGGCGGGTGTCGGTGCCGTCGAGCACGTCGGCGTAGATGCCCTCCAGCTGGGTCGCCCCGTACGCCTGCGAGCTGTAGCCGGTGACGGCCGCGTAGAGCTCGCCGTCGGTGTAGGAGCGCTTGTACGCGAGGTCGCCGCCCTTCGTCTCCTTCGAGCCGGTGACCGGCGAGCCGGCCACGACGATGTTCCCGAGCGGCTGCGCGTACTGCGCGATGGTCTGCCGCCGGTTGTTCTTGTCGTTCGCGAGGGCCCGGCCTTCGTACGCCTGCACCCAGGTGGCCCGCCCGAGGAGGGCGAGCACCAGGAGCAGCGAGAAGACCGAGGCGCGCCTGATCGTCTTGTTCATCCCATGTGCGGGACGAACGGGCCGGCGGCCGGCGTTCCGGACGTGTCCGGTTTCTCACGAAACCTTCATCCGGGCCGGGCGCGGAGGGCCTCAGCGGAGGGCCGGACCGCCGGGGAGGGCCGGGCCGCCGGGGAGGGCCGGGCCGCCGGGGAGGGCCGGCCGTCAGGTGCTCGGCCGGACGAAGCCCGACTCGTACGCGAGGATCACCGCCTGCGTGCGGTCCCGGGCGCCCGTCTTCGACAGGACGGCGGCCACATGGGTCTTCACGGTCGCCGGGCCGACCCCCAGCAGGCCGGCGATCTCCGCGTTCGTCAGGCCCTTGGCCATGTGGCGCAGCACGTCCGCCTCGCGCTCGGTGAGGCGGGCCGCCCAGGCGGGCGGGGCCGGCGGGTGGCGGCGGGCGTGCTCGGCGGCGAGGCCGCGGACGGCCGCCGGGTAGAGCAGGGAGTCGCTGCGGGCGACCAGGCGGACCGCGCTCACCAGCTCCTCCGGCGCGGCCCGCTTGAGCAGGAAGCCCGCCGCGCCCACCCGCAGCGCGTCGTACACGTAGGCGTCGTTCTCGAAGGTGGTGACCACCACGATCCGGGGCCCGTCGGGGCCGGACAGGATCTGCCGGGTCGCCTGGATGCCGTCGATCTCGGGCATCCGGACGTCCATCAGAACCACGTCGGGCCGCAGCTCCCGCACCACGGACACGGCCTCGGCGCCGGTCGCGGCCTCCCCGACCACCTCCAGGTCCGGCTCGGCGTCCAGGATCACGCGCAGCGCGGTCCGCACCATGCGCTCGTCGTCGGCGACGACGATCCTGAGGGCCGGGCCCTCGGACACGGGGGCGGGAGCGGGGACGGGCACGGAGGCGGGGGCGTTCATCGGGCCCCTCCCGCCGGTGCGTTCGGTCCCGTCGGGGCCGCCGTTCCGGCCGTTTCCGCCGCACCCGCGGCTCCGGCTCTCCCTGGCGTACCTGCGGCTCCGGCCGTTTCCGGCGTACCTGCGGCTCCGGCCGTTTCCGCCGCACCCACGGCTCCGGCCGTTCCCGGCGTACCCGCGGCTCCGGCCGTTTCCGGCGTACCTGCGGCTCCGGCCGTTTCCGCCGGGCCGAGCGTTCCCGCCGCCCCCACCGGCAGCCGGGCGGACAGCAGCCAGCGGCCGTCCTGCGGTCCCGCCCCGGCCGTGCCGCCGAG
It encodes:
- a CDS encoding MFS transporter; amino-acid sequence: MRVPLYLTAVLVSGFGTTAMWLVSGIWVKSLTGSDALAALTAFALWAPALLGPLLGAVVDRVRRRPLLVGVNLAMAAVLPLLLWVDRAERVWLLFAVLVVYGTQGAVHEAAEAALAAEAFAPERLGDLNGLRMTVNEAVKLIAPLVAAGLFARCGGGPVALLDAVTFAVAAGVFALLPVREGRPVRGRRPRVAEGVRPLWESAALRPLVLAGGFTMLLAGLNGAAVYAVVDRGLGHSPAYAGVLYAAQGAGSVAAGLAAGPLLRRFSERGLASAGLALFALGAAARALPYDAVALGASGLIGVGLPWVLIATMTAVQRGVPARAVGRAVGTANTLVFVPNAVALGVGAGLTALVDVRTLLVVLGVAGAAGAGLLAAGRPGPARPRPGRFTVP
- a CDS encoding DUF2867 domain-containing protein — its product is MRGPRTIRNVHQRIIEAPAETVGALVDRLSAPDDPLFPTPVWPAMVLDRPLAVGADGGHGPVRYRVTAHEPGRSVRFDTDDDLGAGFHRLDVEPLGPDRCRISHVLEVAMPPVAFALFKLVVEPVHDTMIEEIFDNAERAALGSLPHPPARRSRRALLANRLRWVKPVAVPVPAEARLLRGAFERPDFTDAWRLPLAPGMPRDPRAWRHLLPFAERGAEDRELMLGEDAFHLDFRGSLVVDDESVTLATAVRLHNTYGRLYFAVVRRLHPYVVRRMMRRAHRRVAFATPPAGERNRELRTAP
- a CDS encoding TetR/AcrR family transcriptional regulator, coding for MRRHEDPQAREARPKGGGETGGSPGSGTPRSGTRGAGRKRLTADDWADAALAALAERGLAGVAVEPLAARLGATKGSFYWHFANRDALVAAALARWEELSTERIITAMEAAEPDPAARLGALLRGATASAAEDPLEVRLLAAADHPEVGAALARVTERRVGYLAHLFELLGFPPPEARRRGLLAYTSYVGHAQLAHAVPGSVPADPEYLAAVSDALLKP
- a CDS encoding penicillin-binding protein 2 — encoded protein: MNKTIRRASVFSLLLVLALLGRATWVQAYEGRALANDKNNRRQTIAQYAQPLGNIVVAGSPVTGSKETKGGDLAYKRSYTDGELYAAVTGYSSQAYGATQLEGIYADVLDGTDTRLKNPLAALTGESAEPGTVLTTIDPAVQKAGYRALGKKKGAAVAIDPKTGRILGMVSTPSYDPSRIAGLTDGDAWRELTGDPDKPLVNRALRQPLPPGSTFKLVVAAAALEDGLYGSVDTATNSPDPYTLPGTRTVLRNENASAPCENATLRTALRYSCNNVFAKLAVDLGQDKVRAMAEKFGFGDKELDVPVRAYPSVYPTGMDRAQTALSGIGQFEVTATPLQMAMVSAALANDGLMASPHMVSRVVDSDGDALQTYEDGDTRRIVSSSTAQQLRSAMRTVVEEGTGTNAAIAGVEVGGKTGTAQHGENNSKTPYAWFTSYAKDPATGKEVAVAVLIEDSGAARSEVSGNGLAAPVAQKMMKAALK
- a CDS encoding response regulator transcription factor: MNAPASVPVPAPAPVSEGPALRIVVADDERMVRTALRVILDAEPDLEVVGEAATGAEAVSVVRELRPDVVLMDVRMPEIDGIQATRQILSGPDGPRIVVVTTFENDAYVYDALRVGAAGFLLKRAAPEELVSAVRLVARSDSLLYPAAVRGLAAEHARRHPPAPPAWAARLTEREADVLRHMAKGLTNAEIAGLLGVGPATVKTHVAAVLSKTGARDRTQAVILAYESGFVRPST